The Paludibacter jiangxiensis DNA window GAGCAGCCATGGTAAAAACTCTGGCCGTTAATGGAAATGCAGACTACTTCCTTTACAATGAAAGCTGTTTCCGGTTTCCGTGGATTCTTTAACGTCTTACCCATACGCGCGATAAAAATACTATTAAAAATATAAACAGGCTCATATTATGGCAAACGACAATACTGCAGTATTGCTTATTCACTGCCCCGACCGGCCGGGAATTCTTGCTGCTGTTACCGATTTTATCAACCAGCAAAAAGGAAATATTTTATATCTGGATCAGTACGTAAACAGAGAAGATCATGTATTCTTCATGAGGGTGGAATGGGCTCTCGATAATTTTATTATTCCTCGTGACGAAATAGAAGATTATATCGATACGCTGCTGGCCAAACGCTACAGTATGAATTTTCGCCTTTATTTCTCGGATTCAAAGCCCCGTATGGCTATCTTTGTATCTAAGATGTCCCACTGTCTGTTTGACCTTTTGGGGCGCTACCATGCCGGTGAATGGAACGTAGAACTGCCTTTGATAATTAGCAATCATCCTGACCTGAAGCCGGTCGCCGATCAATTCGGCATAGACTATTTTGTTTTCCCTATCAATAAAGATAATAAAGCCGAACAGGAAGCCAAGGAGCTGGAGCTGCTGAAGCAATACAACATTAATTTCGTCGTTCTGGCGCGCTATATGCAGGTATTGTCTCCACAGTTGATTGATAGCTATCCGAACCGTATTATCAATATTCATCACTCATTCCTTCCTGCATTTGCTGGAGCGAAGCCATATCATGCAGCACATGAACGCGGGGTGAAAATCATAGGGGCAACAAGCCACTACGTGACCAGTGATTTGGATGCTGGGCCCATTATTGGTCAGGATGTGGTGAGAGTGACTCATAAGGATACAATTGAAAGCATGGTTCGAAAAGGAAGGGATTTGGAAAAGATCGTACTTTCCCGTGCTGTTGAAAAGCATATTGATCGCAAAATTCTGACTTATCAAAACCGTACGGTCGTTTTCGATTAAACCTTTAGGTTATTCAAGTCGTCTAATAAAAATGTAACAACCCAATAATTCTATATGCCTATGAAACGTCGTGATTTTCTTTTGTCTGCAGCCATTACCGGTGTAGCCTCGACTTTGCGGTTCGATAAACTGGAAGCTGCCCTTCAAAACAATAAAGTCAGAGTAACTTCCACACCCGATCTCGTTGCGGTGATGGGTGGTGAGCCTGCAGCCATGCTTGATAAGGCTCTTGCTAAATTCGGAGGTATTCAGGCGTTTGTAAAGAAAGGTCAGACTGTTGTTATTAAACCGAATATTGGATGGGATAAATCACCCAATCTGGCAGCAAATACGAATCCGGAACTTGTAAAAGCCTTGGTGAAAAAATGCCTTGCTGCCGGAGCAAAAAAAGTACAGGTTTTCGATCATACCTGTCAACAATGGGATAACTGTTACCGAAACAGCGGGATAAAAGCCGCAGTTGAAAGTGCCGGAGGTGAAATGTTGCCGGGAAATGATGGAAGTTATTATAAGAAAATAGCTCTTCCTCACGGCGTTCGGCTTAAAGAGGCAATGATTCATAAAGCATTGCTCGAATGTGACGTCTGGTTTAATATGCCAATTCTTAAGAATCATGGTGGGGCCAAGATGTCCATATCAATGAAAAATTATATGGGTATTGTTTGGGACAGAGGTTTCTTTCATAGTTCGGATCTGCAACAATGTATT harbors:
- the purU gene encoding formyltetrahydrofolate deformylase, yielding MANDNTAVLLIHCPDRPGILAAVTDFINQQKGNILYLDQYVNREDHVFFMRVEWALDNFIIPRDEIEDYIDTLLAKRYSMNFRLYFSDSKPRMAIFVSKMSHCLFDLLGRYHAGEWNVELPLIISNHPDLKPVADQFGIDYFVFPINKDNKAEQEAKELELLKQYNINFVVLARYMQVLSPQLIDSYPNRIINIHHSFLPAFAGAKPYHAAHERGVKIIGATSHYVTSDLDAGPIIGQDVVRVTHKDTIESMVRKGRDLEKIVLSRAVEKHIDRKILTYQNRTVVFD
- a CDS encoding DUF362 domain-containing protein — translated: MKRRDFLLSAAITGVASTLRFDKLEAALQNNKVRVTSTPDLVAVMGGEPAAMLDKALAKFGGIQAFVKKGQTVVIKPNIGWDKSPNLAANTNPELVKALVKKCLAAGAKKVQVFDHTCQQWDNCYRNSGIKAAVESAGGEMLPGNDGSYYKKIALPHGVRLKEAMIHKALLECDVWFNMPILKNHGGAKMSISMKNYMGIVWDRGFFHSSDLQQCIADICTYPKRPALNIVDAYRILYKNGPQGRNESDTAILKTLIVSPNIVAADTASIKFFNQVEKMDINAVGHIAKAEALHLGTRNLDSLKIERIKM